The Candidatus Rokuibacteriota bacterium genome segment CCGCATGCCCATGAGCACGCCGCTGTGCACGGGGCCCGTGAGGATGTCGACCTTGTCCGAGTCGATGAGCTTGTCCGCCTTGCGGATGCCCACCGGGGGCTTGGCCTCCGTGTCCTCCTTGATGAGCTCGATCTTCCGGCCAGCGACGGTCCAGCTCTCCCGAGCGAAGACCAGCTCCATCGCCTGCGTGATGCTCTCGCCCAGCACCGCGTACACCCCCGAGTAGGGCAGCAGGATACCGACCTTGACGGGGCCGCCCTGCGCGTGGGCCCGGAGCACCCACGGTCCCACTGCCGCGCCGGCGGCCGCCATGGAGGTCGCGCCGAGAAACGTCCTTCGCGTCATCCGATCCATGCGTGTGTCCTCCTCAATGTGTGCGATGAGACGGTCTCGCCGGAGAGCATCGGAACGCCGCCTGCCCCCGGGAGCGATCGGGCCCCCCAAGCCTACACCGAACCCCCACGTCCCATAAACCCCCTTCTGGCCCGCGCGGATCCACGCTACCCGCTCGAGGGAGCGGCGGGTGGGAGGCGATCCCCGCTGGATCGGCCTCGCTCCAGCGCACGCGGATCACCTCGGTATGGCTCACCATCAGCGGATGTTCGCCTTCAGGACGAAGCGCTGGAGCTTCCCCGTGGCGGTGCGCGGCAGCTCGGGGACGACCACGATCTTCCGCGGGCGCTGGTGGGGGGCGAGCGTGCTCTCCGCCAGTTCGCGGAGCTCGGCCACCAGCTCGTCCGCGGGCTTCGTCTCGTCCTTCGGCACGACGAAGGCAAAGCACTTGACGAGGCCGCTCCCCTCCTCGCTCCCGACGGCGCCCGCCTCGGCCACGCCGGGATGTGAGAGCAGGGCCGTCTCGACGTCGGCCGGCGCGACCCACATGCCGGCGACCTTGAAGAAGTCGTCCTCGCGCCCGCAGTGGTAGTAGAAGCCGTCGGCGTCGCGGCGGTAGACGTCGCCCGTGCGGAACCACTCTCCGATGAAGGTGGCGCGCGAGCGCTCCAGCCGGTTCCAGTACCCGGGGCTGGCCGACCCCGTCCTGACGTGCAGGATGCCCTCCTCGCCGTCCCCGACCTCGCGCCCGCCGGCGTCCAGCAGGCGGACATCGGTGCCGGGCACGGGCGTGCCCGTCGAGCCGGGCCGGCTCTGTCCCGGCCGGTTGGAGATGACCATGAACACCGTCTCCGTCGCCCCGATCCCGTCCAGGATCTCGAGCCCGAAACGGTCGCGGTAGACACGGTAGAGCTCGGCGGGGAGGCGCTCGCCCGCCGAGACCGCGAAGCGCAGCGAACGGAACGCCGCCGGCGGCGGATCGGCCCTGAGCAGGCGGGCGAAGAAGGTGGGCACCGAGAACAGGATCGTGGGCTCGAAGCGGAGCATGTTCTCGGCGACCGCGGCCGGATCGGGCCACGCCGGGTCGAGGAAGGTGCGGGCCCCGGCGAAGAAGGGGAGGAGGAAGGAGTTGCCGAGGGCGTAGGCGAAGAAGAGCCTCGAGGTGGCGAGGACGCGGTCCTCGGCCGTCACCCCGAGCACGTCGTCGGCGTAGTGGTGGCAGGCGAGATGATCGCGGTGGAGGTGGATGGCCCCCTTGGGCACTCCCGTGGTGCCGGAGGTGTAAAGCCAGAAGGCCATGTCGTCCCCGCTCACCGGCTCGGGCCCGAGCGCAGGCGCCGCCCTCGCGCACAGGCGGTCCAGGCTCGGGAAGCCCGGGCAGGGCTCGGCGGTGACGACGGCGCGCAGGTGCGGCAGTCCCGCCAGCGCCCCGCGCAGCCCCTCCGCCGCCGCGGCGTCTGCGACGAGGACCTTCGCGCGGCTGTCGCGGAGGAGCGCGGCATAGTCCTCGGCTCTCAGGCGGGTGTTCAGCGGCACGGCGACGGCGCCGATCCGGAGGGTGCCGAAGAACGTGGCGACGAAGGGGAGCCCGTCGGCGAGGAGCATCGCCACGCGCTGCTCGGGCTCGACCCCCAGCCGGCGCAGCGCGTTCCCCGCCCGGCAGGAGGCGGCGAGGACCTCGGCGTAGGTGTGGCTCCCTGTCGGCGTCACGATGGCGGTGCGCCCGCCCTGGCCCGCGGCGATGTGCTTGTCGAGATAGGCAACGATCGAGTTGGTCATGATGACTCCACGAACTGCCGGACGATCTCCGGAGCAGGCCTTCCTTGCTGTCCGTGTGGCAGTGGCTCGCCCCGGAGGCGACATCCAGCCGGCCAGCGAGGGCCCGCACCGTGGCGCGGACTCAGGCTCTTATAGGCGGGGC includes the following:
- a CDS encoding ABC transporter substrate-binding protein; translation: MDRMTRRTFLGATSMAAAGAAVGPWVLRAHAQGGPVKVGILLPYSGVYAVLGESITQAMELVFARESWTVAGRKIELIKEDTEAKPPVGIRKADKLIDSDKVDILTGPVHSGVLMGMR
- a CDS encoding benzoate-CoA ligase family protein, translating into MTNSIVAYLDKHIAAGQGGRTAIVTPTGSHTYAEVLAASCRAGNALRRLGVEPEQRVAMLLADGLPFVATFFGTLRIGAVAVPLNTRLRAEDYAALLRDSRAKVLVADAAAAEGLRGALAGLPHLRAVVTAEPCPGFPSLDRLCARAAPALGPEPVSGDDMAFWLYTSGTTGVPKGAIHLHRDHLACHHYADDVLGVTAEDRVLATSRLFFAYALGNSFLLPFFAGARTFLDPAWPDPAAVAENMLRFEPTILFSVPTFFARLLRADPPPAAFRSLRFAVSAGERLPAELYRVYRDRFGLEILDGIGATETVFMVISNRPGQSRPGSTGTPVPGTDVRLLDAGGREVGDGEEGILHVRTGSASPGYWNRLERSRATFIGEWFRTGDVYRRDADGFYYHCGREDDFFKVAGMWVAPADVETALLSHPGVAEAGAVGSEEGSGLVKCFAFVVPKDETKPADELVAELRELAESTLAPHQRPRKIVVVPELPRTATGKLQRFVLKANIR